caggatggagaggaggcACAAAAGATAAAGATCTCAGGTTGAGATAAGAATAATTTACTGGCTataagaaaatgaacagtaacagcaacaatattaaTGACAAGGggtacaagaaaataaaagattcaCATGGAAGACCCCCTTCCAACCAACAGACGATACCAGACAGCTCCCTCTGCCAATTTACTTGACAGTGAGTTGGCGTACGACAATGGCTCTGTACAAACTTGTGCCACAAGGACTGTGTACACCGGACATCTGGGCATAAAGGGGACTTTGTTATTTAAATCCCTGTAGTAGACTCAGCCTCCAGCACCACTAATTCTCTTCAAGATACTGGGTACCTTGCTCCATGGTGTTCCACATGCCTCAATGCACTACTGGATGATCCTTGAGACAATGCCTTTCCCTCACACTTGACAAGAGTTGCCTTCAGAGCCTGAGTTTTTGTCCTCTTCCCAATGCCCTTGTCAATGTTCACATCCCATGACAAGGATCCCAGTTGCTTGGCTTCACTACCATCCCCTTCCGTATCACGGGCCAGGATATCCCAGCACTGGAGTAGCCAGGTCACCAGGGGCTCACCTAAGTGGCGGCTGGAACCTTTTCACACATCTCACAGCTTACCTGGGAACATGGACCAGGTGATTTTTCTCTGGCCCTGCCTCCTCCCCCTGTTCTGAGGGCCCTGTTCTGCCATCCCTCACTAAGTGAACTGATTTTGTCTTGCATTCCTTCTTGCGTGCAGgggtggctgctcccagcacaggctgttcccaggctcagctgcagctgctgtggccatGGGGCTGTTGctgtttcctcctccttctcccctgaGGGTGCTCTCCACTGACCCCCCGTGTGCAATAAAGAGTAGCCAGGGCCCAACATACTGCAGTAAGTTGCTCATCTCTGCAGCTGACACAGCATCTCCTTGCAAATATTCTGTCACTTTGTATCAGAGTCTGTAGTTGTTCGGGGTGAACTCCCAAACCACCTGAGCAGAGAATTTCTCCAAAAATGGGCCAATTTTCTTGCACATTCCATGCCACTCATGACTATTCATTCCCCCTTGGGACAGGTCTCTGAATAGCCTTCTTGGAAATCTCTCTTTTGCCTCCAAAGGTGACTCTAAACACAGTGCGGACTGCACTGAGACCCACCAACAGGAACATGCTTTCCTTACCATCCAAAGGGAATTAAAAATGCTCAAAGAGTGTTATAACAGGcccaaaggaggaaaaggggggaaaaatagagaaaatcaTCCTTCCTCTGTTCCCCCCACAGACAAGGTATGGTTATTAATGGACTTCCAAAGGTAGTGCTGAAGTAAGGGCAAGAGAGCAGCACTGAGTACACATCCCAGAGTACTCTCATTGCCCTTGGTGTTATCATGTCATAAACTCATCTCCCACAGTACAGCAACAAAGAAATGCTGAtccttgtccctgctccatAAAAGTTTACCCCGAGGAGCACATAGAGGAACACAGGAACAGTGTCAGGTACCATTGCCACATGAACTGACCAAGCACCAGTGTGACCAGTGGCCCTGGACCTAATACAGCAAATGCTGAGATCAGATTTGGTTCCAGCCTACTCTGTTGTTACCTCAACCCTTAGTGCCCCATGCTGGGTGACAAACAAGGACAGTCCTGGTTCAGCCAGCAACCAAGCCCAACCCATGCGCTTGCCCACTCCCCCATCAGAAAGATCAGGGGGAGAATTGGAACGGTAAAAGCTGGAAATCTCGTGGGTTGAGATTAATACAGattaatagggaaagcaaagaccacacacacaagcaaagcaaaacaaggaattaagtCCCCACTTCGCATGGGCAAGCAGGTGTTCAGCtattccaggagagcagggccccatcacacgTTACAATTATTTGGGAcaacaaacaccatcactgtaCACATCCCCCTCTTCCTCATTCTTGCCCACTTTATATTCTGAGCGCTGGAAGACCTGGGCACGCGGGGCACTGGGAACACCAGGACCTCCGCGGCCCCGCTCAGAACACACAGGGAGCGCGCGCGCGCGGAGGGGCGGTGCCCCGGCAGCAGACGCGTGACTCCGCCCGCAAGGCCGCGTGACGTAACCCACGTGCGAGCATCGTTCCGTCCCACGTGACGCCCCCGCGCGCGCCcccggcggcgggcgcggctgtgtgtgtgtgtgtgtgtgtgtgtgtccgtgtgtTCCCCGCCGCTCACGTGACCGGCGTGACTCGGCGCTCACGTGACCGCGCGGCGGGGCCGTGCCGTAGCCGGGGCCGCGCTCGCCATGGGCTGCTGCTACAGCAGCGAGGCCGAAGCCTCCGACCAGGTGGGCCTGGCGCCGGGGGAACACGAGGCCCGCGGCGGGGGTGGCGCCGGGAGGGACGCTCGGCCCCACTCCCGGCTCTGCCGGAGCTTCCCGGTGGCGGGGGGGAAGGTGGCGCGCGTCCTCGGCGGGGCCTGGCCCTTCCCCGCTCCCGGGCAGTCTGTGAGCGCTGCTCCCGCCTGTCGCCGCCTTCGTGTCGCTCGTTCCTCGCGTGTGTCGCGACGCCTCGTGTGTCCCCCCGGGGGGGCTGGAGACCGGGGCTCGGGGGTCGTGCCGGACCCTCCCGCCGTCCCGCTGCAGGTGCAGGTCCAAGGCCTCACACGGCACCGGTGGGAGCAGCCCCAATTTTTCCTTCTTGGGACAGCGTGACTGCCGCGTAACTCAGGGACGGGGCAGAATTGGGGCTGTCACCTGTCCCGCGAAACTTAATCCCTGGGTGCGGCgagagctgagctgtgacagCCCGTCCCAGGGGGAGCCCAGCCGGCTTCCACTTGTGTGCTGTGAAGGAAAGAAGAAGGGCCTGGGCTCGAGTATCGCAGCAGCGtttcccagcaggaggaaggggagaggaaGCTTCTGGCTGGGGAAGAACTGGAGATGCCACTGACGGTGTGTGTGGAGAAGTGGTTGCACTCCCAGGCCACCATGGGTCACAGGCTGAGCATCCTTTCAGGGCAAGACAGACATGGAAGGGCttgagcatgtccagagaagggaatggaaCTGaaaaaggggctggagcacaaggAGCGGCTGAGGAAGCCGAGGGTGCTCAGACTGCAAGAAGCTCAGGGATTACCTTCTCactctccacaactccctgacaggagggtggagCAGGTGGAGGTGTGTCTCCGCTATCAGCTAACAAACAACAGGACAGGAGGAAAGGGCCTCTGGTTGTGCTTTAgaaggtttaggttagatattcGGGAAAATTTCCCTAAAAGTGTTGTACGGCTGTGACACATGCTGCCCAGAACAGTGTTGGAGTCCCTAACCCTGGTGGGATTTAAAAGTGGTGTAGACTTGGCACTTGGGACATGGTTTGGTGGTGGGCTCggcagtgctgggagagcagttgggctcagagggcttttccaattTTACTGATTCTGTGATCGTGTTCTCATGGGTGTTTGTGCCCATGATCTCCTTACTGGGCTCTTCTCACAACCCCTGCAGCACCATTCAGCCAAGCCAGAGGAtcaagggctgggctgcagcccctggagtgAGTGCATCTCCTGGAGTGAGTGGAGGAACATGCCCTGTGACTCTGGGAACTCCCCACCCCAGGGCCTGGGGTTTGGCAGGTGGGGTTCACCTGGCTAAGGTGAGccccctgctgtgccaggggggGCTCCCTGTGGCACCCAGTCAGGTGTGGGGCACAGTAGGTCCACATTAGCTGCGGGGTTTCATGCAGGTTGGTGCTGGCTGCAGACTCCTGCCTGCAGGATTGGCCATCCAAATGTGCTGCCTGATTTCAGCAACACTCGCTGCCTTTGTAGCTGGAGGGGCtacatctgggaaaaaaacaaaagaattgGGCAAAGAGGtgtctggcagagctgaggctgttcTGGGTTACACTGGGATGCATAGGGAGCCCTCCTGGCTGGTGAAGGAAAGGTGAGACTTGCCTCATCCCGTGGGGTTAATGTTGCTGATGTGGGGAAGCCAGGGCTGATTTTCCTCTTGCCTTTCCCTCAGGAGGAAGAGACAAAGCGGCTGCTGGAGCCGGCAGCCAGCCCACCCAACAAGGTGCTGAACGGAGCGGAGCAGAGCTACCACAACCTCCCGTCAGCCCGCACCGATGAGCAGGCCATGCTGTCCTCCATCCTTGCCAAAACAGCCATGTAAGCCTTGGGTGTGCCTGTGGGGCAGGCAGCACACCTCGGGCCATGCCTGTGCCTGTGGGGCAGGCAGCACGCCTCAGGGACCAGTGGTGCCCCTGGGTGTGGCACACAGCTGAgggctgcctggctgtgggcCCCAGTGATCAGCCATAGGTGctgaggggaagggaggagctGTGGCAGAAGCCCCTATGTCCCTCTGCCCTCAGACAGCCCAGTCCCTCAGCTTTGAGCCCTGTGGGCACACAGAGAGAAGATCTCAGATGTGAGGTAACCCCTCAGGTGCTAAACTGGAAGTAGGGGCAGGGTTTGGGTAAGAAAGTGAGTCCATGGGGATGTGGAGAGGGTGTCTGGAGGGGCAGCAGCGCTGTATCCCCTTCTGAGGAGGCTTTTTCCCAAATTCACAGGGTCAGTGTGGGGAGAGGGCTGTGTCCAGCCTTGCTGGAAGGGCTTTGGGATGCTCATAggcccctctgctcccctgcctgACGCTGGAAAACTAGTGGCCACTGGTGTGTGTCCAGCGTGCagggccacagcagctctgggcactgctttGCTGTGGGGTGCGCACaatggggctgcagcagggccctgggcaAGTGCCCAGGTCCTCTGTGAGCCCAGGGCCTGGTACAGGGGCTCTCAGGACATCTGCCAAGCACTTTTGTCCTCCCAGTGGTTCCTTTTTTCTCCAGGTAGCTGCATGCCAAGCTCCCCAGAGCCCAGACCAGCCCCCGgcttcctgcagcctctgcctgcctccctctgccccaggctaGCTGTGGGCAAACAGTCCCTGGCATTTCCTTCCTGGCaaacagccagcccagcctggcacactTGTGGCCAGCTGGCAGCATTCATTGGGCCAGTCTGACCTGGAgatgtttgttttggggtgctggCGGGTGCTGGACTTTGTCTGCATGGTCAGAGGATGCTCTGAGATGGGGAGGGAACTCAGGGGGAGCAATGAGTCTCCAGTGGGAGCCACTGTCTCGTGTCTCTGCAGCAACATCATCGACGTGTCGGCAGCAGATTCCCAGGGCATGGAGCAGCATGAGTACatggacagagccaggcagtACAGGTGGGAGCTGCACTTCTCCCCTGGGGTGCCTGCAGCCcttcacagctctgtgtgtccctgggcaggTCCCAGGGGTTTTGGCCTGGGGGAGTGAACTCGGCATGTAGAAGGGCTGTCTCATCTCAGAGAGCAGAGTGCAGCCTGCTCAGGGAAGGCTGAtggcagtgcaggcagcagagcccaggacaaAGGGCGCCTGTGTTCACCCAGTCCTTGGGACAGATGGTGGGGGGCTGGATGTGACTGCTTCTGCTTGGAAGGTGCCTGTGTGGGAGAGCTGGAAGCTCcctcatcctcctgctgcagggagtgaAGAGGGCTGGATGCTGGGAGTGCAGCACCACtgctctccctttctctccctcGGGGGGTGCTGGGTGCCTGGGGGTGCAGCACCCATCTTCTGGATGTCGCCATGTCTTGGCATGTCACTGATGTTCgctgctctcccctcacagcACACGCCTGGCCATGCTCAGCAACAACCTGACGCACTGGAAGaagctcccactgctgccatcTCTGACTAACCAACCGCACCAAGTGCTCGCCAGCGACCCTGTCCCCTTTGCAGacctgcagcaggtgagcagggctgggctgagccctgagCCCTTGCGATGCTCCCCAGAGACACATCCTTGTCCTGGAGGAGCAGTAAAGCCTAGAGCCCAGACACAACTTGTTAGAGCTGAGGGCAAAGCCTAGGTCAGGTTTAAGGCCTTGTTAGAGGTGGGGGCAAAGCCCAGGACAGGCTTAGGGATGCCTTAGGGCTGGAGGCTAACCTCCTGCAGCAGTTTCTTTGGGATTAACCGGGAGTTTCAGTAGCCACCAGTGACACAGCCATGTCTTTGTGCCTGCAGGTGTCCCGGATAGCTGCCTATGCCTTCAGTGCGCTCTCACAGATCCGTGTCGACGCCAAAGAAGAACTGGTTGTACAGTTTGGCATCCCCTGAACCTGCCCCCACCACTGCTGCTTCAGCGCTTTGGGTTGTTTTCggttttttcctgatttttttctctttatatcccttccctccccatgCTGCTGCCACAGAACTTGGACAGATACCCTGTTTCCTACTAAATGCCAAGGCGCCCATCATTGGCACGTTGAGCCCACCTGCATTGCTTGAGGCTTTCTTCTCCTcatgggtgggtgggtgggtgtgtgtGGGGAGCAGGCTGTGTCAGCTGGATGCTGCCTTGCACAGGAACAAGCACAAAGGGAACAGCCGGTGCAAGGAGGCCCTGGTGTGGGTCAGCACCATATGCCAGGACACCAGGACGggtgggctggagccaggcagatGTGATGCTCTGCGTGGGGCCTGGTGGCTCCAACACCATCCCTTCTCCTTTTTACATGTTTAGACCTttattttggttgtttgttttttggttttgttctttttttttttaattattattttttgccACAGTAGATAAAGCCACGTTCATCCAGTGCCTGTCTCCACTGTTCTCTGTCGGACACAGCATGGACATGATGGGGGAGCCATACCCTGGTGGGGGGGTACACACATCTGACCCCCGTCACCTCTTTGATCATATCCCACAGGGCCAAGAGGACAAGGGGACAGGGAATGTATGAGGACCCACCTTTAAGGGGAAGGAGGCACCTGAGATTCCTAAATGCTCAAGGTCGAAAGGAATGTCAAAAGTCAGGGTTTGCAAATAAACAGAAGGTTTTATTAGTAAATTACACACTTGGCATGGAAATTGCAGGGTACCTTTATGGATAGGTTTCCGCAGCCTGAAGATGGATTTCTCATTTTCTATGCAAATTAGTTATGATGCACAGTCAGTTCTTTCAGGTCTTCCTGGAAATAGGTCCGACGGGTTTGGGGGTCTTTGTTTGTCTCAATCCTACCCTATAGTCCATGCCCACTTCCTGCCACTCATTCCTGTGCTTATGCTGTACTGTCTTGTGCCTATCAACAGGAACTGcaacaaggatttttttccagtgctgctctATGTCACATTGCCTCCCTTCTTTGGccacatctttttctttctcgTGGCGTGTTAATATCTACAGTCCTTGTTTATTACCAGCAGTCCTTGCTTGACTCCACAGCCATCCCAGTGTCTATGTTTGAGACATATGCATTGGCTCTCCAATGTTCTGGGAATAGGATGCTCAGTGAGACTTTGGACTGTGGTTTATAGGGTCATTAGAGAGTGGGCTTCAGTATGCATTAGCCCTTTAAAATTGCAAACTCAAAGGGTCTCACTTGGGATTGCTGTCTAGAAGGTTGCAAGAGAGTGGGCTTTAGTCATAGTAATTTTCCATCCTGGTCACAATTTGAGTTGGTTGAAGGTTCAACAGCAAAAATACTATTCCGCTTGGGTCATTACTCAggcaagaaaaataagtttccAAATCTGTTCATTAAAAAACAGATGCTCAATAAACATCTGTTAGTTCCTTGGAACAGATTATATCCAATAAACTCAAGAGGGGCTTAGTCTGGGTGCTCTTTGTGAAGGCCAAGGCCTAACAAGCATTTCTCAGGTCTTGGTGGGGCCTGGGCAGTGGTGGGGGGGACATGCACCACCACAATCCAGTCCGTGACTAAACTTATCTGGGCCTCTACCGGATGAAATAGGGCTGTGGCCACGGGGACAAGTGCAGGACCTCCCAGGTGAGACAAGGCCCCACTAGTAGGTCAGGACAGGTGTGGGGGCTGGTGAGGACCCCTGCCtagctggcactgcagggcagagtGGGGTGTCTGCATGTGACACCCCGCCAGAGTCCCCCATGCGTTCCCTGACTCACTGTGGGCTTCCAGTACTCCGTGTGGCCCCACACAACCCCCTCCACGTGTCACACAACCTCCCTTCATGTGTCCTCACCTCTGACTGGGGGCTTGAGACCCACACTCCCACAGACGCCCGTGGTCCCATCTGTGTCACTGTACCTTCACGGATGGCCCCTGCCTGTGTTCCCCTTGGCCCCAGGCAGCCCTATAACCCCCCCGACACTAGGGCTTCCCTCGCTGGGACTGCTGCACGTGTTCCCCAAGTAGCCCACGGCCCCCCGTGTGTCCGGGTGACCGGCAGAGCGCTCTCCCCTCCGGTCCGACGCGAGTGCCGGACCCCGCGATTCGCGGCCCGCCCGCCCGCGTGacgcccccggcccggccgtgCCCAATGGGCAGCAGCGGGGGCGGGCGCTGCCGTTCGAATAAGAGCGGCCGCTGCCGTTCGAGTAAGCGCGGCCGCGGCCCGGGCCCTGGCGGCTTCGGTGTGGTAGAGGATCACCAGTACGGCTGGAGCCCCGGTGGCGCCGAAGACGGAGACGATCCCTAGCCACGGTCACGGTACGGGGGAAGCTGAGGTCACCTGCGGGGCGGGCCCCGGTGGTTCCCTCGGCGGGGACTCAGGGCCGCAGAGCGAGGCTGTGCCAGAGGTGGGCAAGGCGCGGAACCCTCGGGCGGCGGGGCGCGCCTGTGGCACAGTCTCCGTCTCGGGCCAAGCTCAGCGGCGTCCCCGTCCCTAAGGACGGGGCGGTCGCAGCCGGAGTGCTGTGGCTCGGGCGTGTGGTTCTTCGTTTCTTGGGGTTTGGCAAAGTCGGAACCTTCGCCGGCGGCAGTCGGCGGCCGCGTTCCTTGCGAGTTCCTCTGCTGCCCCCAGCGCCGGTTTGAAAGAACCTTCTCCTTGTGCCCTTCCTGTGCCGTGCTCGGGGCAGCCCCATCCTGCGGCCCCGAGCCTCCTCAGGCAGCCCGGGCGCTGCGGAGATGACTTCCGAGAGTCTCCGGAACAGCAAAGAGGGGTGAGCGTCCCTTCCTCGTCCGAGTCCTCCCTGGTCTAGCTGGTGACCCGTGGGGTCCCGTTCCCGTCGAATCTGTGGCCGCGGGATGTGTGCGTATCGGGGTAGTTTTTCAGGGGTCAGCTGGGATGTGACTACCAGTCCCGGTTAGGGGGAGACGTAGCATCGGGGGCCATTCTCTGCCGAGCCCCGGCTTCCCCGAGCTGCGCTGGGGCCGGGAGTGGGTCTGTGCCGGCCCCACCGGCACAGCTCTCCGTCACTCGGCTGGGGCAGGGTGACGGCAGTGAG
The sequence above is a segment of the Haemorhous mexicanus isolate bHaeMex1 chromosome 2, bHaeMex1.pri, whole genome shotgun sequence genome. Coding sequences within it:
- the LAMTOR1 gene encoding ragulator complex protein LAMTOR1 isoform X1, with the translated sequence MGCCYSSEAEASDQEEETKRLLEPAASPPNKVLNGAEQSYHNLPSARTDEQAMLSSILAKTAINIIDVSAADSQGMEQHEYMDRARQYSTRLAMLSNNLTHWKKLPLLPSLTNQPHQVLASDPVPFADLQQVSRIAAYAFSALSQIRVDAKEELVVQFGIP
- the LAMTOR1 gene encoding ragulator complex protein LAMTOR1 isoform X2, with the protein product MPLTEEETKRLLEPAASPPNKVLNGAEQSYHNLPSARTDEQAMLSSILAKTAINIIDVSAADSQGMEQHEYMDRARQYSTRLAMLSNNLTHWKKLPLLPSLTNQPHQVLASDPVPFADLQQVSRIAAYAFSALSQIRVDAKEELVVQFGIP